The proteins below are encoded in one region of Berryella intestinalis:
- the fdhD gene encoding formate dehydrogenase accessory sulfurtransferase FdhD, whose translation MAVFEYPAEVYLRDGRRGFEQEDVQGEHTLDVYLDGKLSMRIVCSPFDLQELVLGRLFTEGIIESADDVEFMYLCEHATIIRVLLKEKRDLRPVSAPIIPSCCTGNKVFEVLETVGQGMEPVTPVPWEPAWIFRLADLFSGDTPMHRRTFGAHSCYLAIGDNVLYTCEDLGRHNAFDKVIGCALRNHDDLSQAIIYTSGRIPVDMVTKAIRAGIPILVSKAVPTDLTIELAREFDLTLICAARPDSMKVYNDPRWDGVPSTVGEWKVPRLFDAPAAPDDKPVS comes from the coding sequence GTGGCCGTTTTCGAATACCCGGCCGAGGTGTACCTGAGGGACGGCCGTCGCGGGTTCGAGCAGGAAGACGTCCAAGGCGAGCACACGCTGGACGTGTATCTGGACGGCAAGCTGAGCATGCGCATCGTCTGCTCCCCGTTCGATCTGCAGGAGCTCGTGCTGGGGCGGCTGTTCACCGAAGGGATCATAGAATCGGCCGACGACGTCGAGTTCATGTACCTTTGCGAGCATGCGACCATCATCCGCGTGCTGTTGAAGGAGAAGCGCGATCTGCGCCCGGTATCGGCCCCTATCATCCCGTCGTGCTGCACTGGGAACAAGGTGTTCGAGGTGTTGGAGACCGTCGGGCAGGGCATGGAGCCCGTGACGCCGGTGCCGTGGGAGCCCGCCTGGATATTCCGGCTGGCCGACCTGTTCTCGGGCGACACGCCCATGCATCGCCGAACGTTCGGGGCCCACAGCTGCTATTTGGCCATCGGGGACAACGTTTTATACACCTGTGAGGATCTGGGCAGGCACAACGCGTTCGACAAGGTGATCGGCTGTGCTTTGCGCAACCATGACGATCTGTCGCAGGCGATCATCTACACCAGCGGCCGCATCCCGGTGGATATGGTGACGAAAGCCATCCGCGCGGGCATTCCCATCCTGGTGTCGAAGGCGGTTCCCACCGATCTGACCATCGAGCTCGCGCGCGAGTTCGACCTCACGCTGATCTGCGCCGCCCGCCCCGATTCCATGAAGGTGTACAACGATCCGCGCTGGGACGGCGTTCCCTCGACCGTCGGGGAGTGGAAGGTGCCGCGATTGTTCGACGCCCCGGCCGCACCCGACGACAAGCCGGTCTCTTAA
- a CDS encoding amidohydrolase, protein MSADSAVRFTASDETTQIIKRTAGEIEPQVIEMRRYFHMHPELSGQEFRTAIHIETILDKLGVEHRRVAGTGIIATIRGEAPDAYDAQGKPRRRVALRADIDALPVTERTGVAYESYNEGVMHACGHDCHISMMLGAIDMITRLKTHLRGEVRIIFQPAEEISDGAMMMIGAGAIEGVDAIYGAHIWSEVEAGTISCEPGQRMAHTDWFRIDIKGVSSHGSMPHKGIDAVVVGAELVTGLQVLVSRDTSPFEPVVVTVGEFHSGEARNIVSGSAYLTGTIRTWSDKMRSEVPERLKRIVVEVCSAFGATATFSYENGNPGLSNDPEQAAICRGSIERVLGEDALATYRGTLSGEDFSEYLNRIPGVFVFVGARNEELGCVHPQHSCFYNVDESVLIKGSMVAAQWAADQLA, encoded by the coding sequence ATGAGCGCGGACTCAGCTGTTCGATTCACGGCAAGCGACGAAACGACCCAGATAATCAAAAGAACAGCAGGGGAAATCGAGCCTCAGGTCATCGAGATGCGGCGCTACTTCCACATGCATCCCGAGCTGAGCGGGCAGGAATTCCGCACCGCCATCCACATCGAAACCATCCTGGACAAGCTGGGGGTCGAGCACAGAAGAGTCGCCGGGACCGGCATCATCGCCACCATACGGGGAGAAGCGCCCGACGCCTACGACGCCCAGGGAAAGCCGCGGCGGCGCGTGGCCCTGCGCGCCGACATCGACGCGCTGCCCGTGACGGAAAGGACCGGGGTCGCCTACGAGTCGTACAACGAAGGAGTCATGCACGCCTGCGGACACGACTGCCACATCTCCATGATGCTGGGCGCCATCGACATGATCACCCGCCTGAAAACCCACCTCAGAGGCGAGGTCCGTATCATCTTCCAACCTGCCGAGGAAATATCCGACGGCGCCATGATGATGATCGGCGCAGGGGCCATCGAGGGCGTCGACGCGATTTACGGGGCCCATATCTGGAGCGAAGTGGAGGCGGGCACCATCTCGTGCGAACCGGGGCAGCGCATGGCGCACACCGATTGGTTCCGCATCGATATCAAGGGCGTAAGCTCCCACGGGTCGATGCCCCACAAGGGAATCGACGCCGTCGTGGTCGGAGCCGAGCTGGTCACGGGCCTGCAGGTGCTGGTGAGCCGCGATACCTCCCCCTTCGAGCCGGTGGTGGTGACCGTCGGCGAATTCCACTCCGGAGAGGCCCGCAACATCGTTTCGGGCTCGGCCTACCTCACGGGAACCATCCGCACCTGGAGCGACAAGATGCGCTCGGAGGTGCCCGAGCGCCTGAAGCGCATCGTGGTCGAAGTGTGCTCGGCATTCGGGGCGACCGCCACGTTCTCCTACGAGAACGGCAACCCCGGGCTGTCCAACGACCCCGAACAGGCCGCGATCTGCCGCGGCTCCATCGAGCGCGTGCTGGGTGAAGACGCCCTGGCCACGTACCGCGGCACGCTGTCGGGCGAGGACTTCAGCGAGTACCTGAATCGCATTCCGGGCGTGTTCGTGTTCGTGGGAGCGCGCAACGAAGAGCTGGGATGCGTGCATCCTCAGCACAGCTGCTTCTACAACGTGGACGAAAGCGTGCTGATCAAAGGCTCGATGGTCGCAGCCCAGTGGGCCGCCGACCAGCTGGCCTGA
- a CDS encoding MurT ligase domain-containing protein, protein MGLRFVGARALSALSTWGLKNVFRRPAANFPGKIALYADPALLAHLRPRLSAGSILVVGTNGKTTCTNLLADAAERAGMEVVCNRTGANLDSGVATALLHTKSANWGVFETDELWLAKILPFLQSNYVLLLNLFRDQLDRVGEIDHIQGSIVSALEKSPDTVLIYNADDPLCQAIADRCPNKTVAFGIGQDLGLDQNTVADAHICQQCSSLLEYDYRQYGQLGSYRCPRCGFSRAHLDYAAEHVVVDETGLSFGVQGTCALDHIAAPFSGVYMVYNLLAVYVAAQALGVSAGILNETIETFDPKNGRLQAYDIAGVPTLLNLAKNPTGFNQNLKLITQGEGKKVVAFFINDKEADGKDVSWLWDIDFQELFQIEGLVAFAGGARKHDMQVRLKYAGVESRLVESASEVLSHAASECPDARVYLIANYTALPAVKADLDRLAQANCSLDQIAQAHPVQPQPAPIPAPAANEEVRPLVIAHMFPDLLNLYGDGGNVTVLAQRLRRRGLPVSVVRVERPGDLDFSQADIVFLGGGPDREQRLASDGLLAMRDDLAAYVEDGGVALAICGGYQIAGSTWLMGDESVAGLSLLDVETKRAEGGSHNRLIGDVVLDTAWARTPVVGYENHAGRTYPAAGLAPFGTVRAQVGNGNNDADRADGAVYRNMLGTYLHGPLLSKNPEVADELLRRAYERRARLDGTGEVRLAEIDDAAELAANGFMRRRLGAL, encoded by the coding sequence ATGGGCTTGCGATTTGTCGGCGCCCGCGCTCTTAGCGCCTTGTCTACCTGGGGATTGAAGAACGTGTTTCGGCGCCCTGCGGCGAACTTCCCCGGGAAGATCGCCCTGTACGCCGACCCCGCCCTCCTTGCGCACCTGCGCCCGCGCTTGTCGGCCGGATCGATTCTGGTGGTGGGGACGAACGGGAAAACCACCTGCACGAACCTCCTTGCCGATGCCGCAGAGCGGGCCGGTATGGAGGTGGTGTGCAATCGCACGGGGGCGAACCTCGACTCGGGCGTCGCCACCGCGCTGCTCCACACCAAGTCCGCCAACTGGGGCGTGTTCGAGACCGACGAGCTGTGGTTGGCGAAGATCCTGCCGTTTCTGCAGTCGAATTACGTGCTGCTTTTGAACCTGTTCCGCGACCAGCTCGATCGCGTAGGCGAGATCGACCATATCCAGGGTAGCATCGTCTCGGCGTTGGAGAAGTCGCCGGATACCGTCCTGATCTACAACGCCGACGATCCGCTGTGCCAGGCCATCGCCGATCGATGCCCCAACAAGACGGTGGCGTTCGGGATCGGCCAGGATTTGGGGCTCGACCAGAACACGGTGGCCGACGCTCACATATGCCAGCAGTGCTCGTCGCTGCTGGAATACGACTACCGCCAGTACGGCCAGTTGGGAAGCTATCGCTGCCCCCGGTGCGGCTTCTCGCGCGCGCATCTGGACTATGCGGCCGAGCATGTCGTGGTGGACGAGACGGGGTTGTCTTTCGGCGTTCAGGGGACATGCGCCCTCGATCATATCGCCGCCCCGTTCAGCGGGGTGTACATGGTGTACAACCTGCTTGCCGTGTACGTTGCGGCCCAGGCGCTGGGCGTTTCGGCGGGGATCCTCAACGAAACCATCGAGACGTTCGACCCGAAGAACGGCCGTTTGCAGGCTTATGACATCGCGGGGGTGCCGACTTTGCTGAACCTGGCCAAGAACCCGACGGGATTCAACCAGAACCTCAAGCTGATAACCCAGGGCGAGGGGAAGAAGGTCGTCGCGTTCTTCATCAACGACAAGGAGGCCGACGGGAAAGACGTTTCGTGGCTGTGGGACATCGACTTCCAGGAGCTTTTCCAGATCGAGGGACTGGTCGCGTTCGCCGGAGGTGCGCGCAAGCACGATATGCAGGTGCGCCTGAAGTATGCGGGCGTTGAATCGCGCCTGGTGGAAAGCGCGAGCGAGGTCCTTTCCCACGCCGCCTCGGAGTGCCCGGACGCCCGCGTCTACCTCATCGCGAACTACACGGCCCTTCCCGCGGTGAAGGCCGATCTCGATCGGCTCGCCCAGGCGAATTGCTCGCTCGACCAGATTGCGCAGGCGCATCCGGTGCAGCCCCAGCCGGCGCCGATTCCGGCCCCCGCTGCAAACGAAGAGGTGCGCCCGCTGGTCATCGCGCACATGTTCCCCGATCTGCTGAACCTGTATGGCGACGGCGGCAACGTGACCGTGCTTGCCCAGCGGCTGAGGCGCCGCGGATTGCCCGTAAGCGTCGTTCGCGTGGAGCGTCCGGGCGATCTCGATTTCTCGCAAGCGGATATCGTGTTCCTGGGAGGGGGTCCCGACCGCGAGCAGCGCCTCGCTTCCGACGGGCTCCTCGCCATGCGCGACGACCTGGCTGCATACGTCGAAGACGGCGGCGTGGCCCTGGCCATCTGCGGAGGCTATCAGATCGCGGGATCGACGTGGCTGATGGGCGACGAGTCCGTCGCGGGCCTTTCCCTGCTCGATGTCGAGACGAAGCGCGCGGAAGGTGGCTCTCACAACCGCCTGATCGGCGACGTGGTGCTGGACACCGCCTGGGCGCGGACCCCCGTGGTTGGATACGAGAACCATGCGGGCCGCACCTATCCCGCTGCGGGGCTCGCGCCGTTCGGAACGGTGCGTGCGCAGGTGGGAAACGGCAACAACGACGCCGACCGTGCCGACGGGGCGGTGTACCGCAACATGCTGGGGACGTACCTGCACGGCCCCCTTCTGTCGAAGAACCCCGAGGTCGCCGACGAGCTTTTGCGTCGCGCGTACGAGCGCCGAGCCCGCCTCGACGGCACCGGGGAAGTGCGGCTGGCCGAGATCGACGATGCGGCCGAGCTTGCGGCGAACGGATTCATGAGGAGGCGCCTGGGGGCGCTCTAG
- a CDS encoding LCP family protein, which yields MAAWDDWARRNGGVEPEYGENGYDPRYEEGFDGFPEEGSPRRGSRASARMARESRVKVPDDNRAARTRSSYGRENYERRGGSVAPGKKRRGGKLRIAGIALAAVLVVGAGLAFAANWYLNGNLHGYLGGSLDNVLVKTDMANKPFYVLLMGTDESAERDNDEYFGGTFRTDSIMLARIDPVNKKVAMVSIHRDTLVDLGEYGEQKLNAAHAFGGPALSVKTVSKMAGVDINHYAEINFDGFKEIVDALGGIEVDVPVEINDSDAGGHLDAGLQTLNGDQALILCRSRNTYGDYADPDSMRAANQRLVLSAIAKKMLSSDPATIASTVSALTKHVTTDLNVTDIIGLAQTMRGLDPQTDIYTAMEPVTSKYVDGGWYTYTNEAEWKAMIARMNNGEPPSSEAIVDETSGTVIATTGEELTTAQKNASVSVRNGCGVTGLGDKAAAKLKEAGFTNVSTGNAESFDYDKTVVVYNSATNKYEAEQIAEALGAGSAMMNDGNYILSSDFLVVLGSDWAALSESGSSGKAS from the coding sequence ATGGCAGCTTGGGATGATTGGGCTCGAAGAAACGGCGGAGTCGAACCCGAATACGGGGAAAACGGCTACGATCCTCGCTACGAGGAGGGCTTCGACGGCTTTCCCGAGGAAGGTTCGCCCCGTCGCGGTTCGCGGGCTTCGGCGCGCATGGCCCGTGAGTCCCGTGTGAAAGTGCCCGACGACAACCGCGCAGCCCGAACCAGGAGCAGCTATGGCCGCGAGAACTACGAGCGTCGCGGAGGTTCGGTCGCGCCTGGGAAGAAGCGCCGGGGCGGGAAGCTGCGCATAGCGGGCATCGCGCTTGCCGCGGTGCTGGTGGTAGGTGCGGGGCTGGCTTTCGCCGCGAACTGGTACCTCAACGGGAACCTCCATGGGTACCTGGGCGGATCGCTTGATAACGTCCTGGTGAAGACCGATATGGCGAACAAGCCCTTCTACGTGCTGCTGATGGGCACCGACGAGAGCGCCGAGCGCGATAACGACGAGTATTTCGGCGGGACGTTCCGCACCGACAGCATCATGCTGGCGCGGATCGATCCGGTGAACAAAAAGGTCGCCATGGTCTCGATTCACCGAGATACCTTGGTTGATCTGGGAGAATATGGCGAACAGAAGCTGAATGCGGCCCATGCCTTCGGAGGTCCGGCTCTCAGCGTGAAAACCGTCTCGAAGATGGCGGGGGTCGATATCAACCACTACGCCGAGATCAACTTCGACGGATTCAAGGAAATCGTCGATGCTCTGGGCGGCATCGAGGTAGACGTCCCCGTCGAGATCAACGATTCCGACGCGGGCGGCCACCTCGACGCGGGCCTTCAAACCCTCAACGGCGATCAGGCCCTCATTCTGTGCCGTTCCCGCAACACCTACGGGGACTACGCCGATCCCGACTCCATGCGCGCCGCCAATCAGCGCCTGGTGCTTTCGGCCATTGCGAAAAAGATGCTGTCGTCCGATCCGGCCACCATCGCCTCGACCGTATCAGCGCTCACCAAGCACGTGACCACCGACCTGAACGTGACCGACATCATCGGGTTGGCCCAGACGATGCGGGGGCTGGATCCCCAGACCGATATCTACACGGCTATGGAGCCGGTGACCTCGAAGTACGTTGACGGCGGTTGGTACACCTACACGAATGAGGCCGAGTGGAAGGCCATGATCGCGCGCATGAACAACGGCGAGCCGCCTTCGAGCGAGGCCATCGTCGACGAGACGTCGGGCACGGTGATCGCTACTACGGGCGAGGAGCTTACGACGGCGCAGAAGAACGCCTCGGTTTCGGTGAGGAACGGATGCGGTGTGACGGGGTTGGGCGACAAGGCCGCGGCGAAGCTGAAGGAAGCCGGGTTCACGAACGTGTCCACCGGAAACGCCGAGAGCTTCGACTACGACAAGACCGTCGTCGTGTACAACAGCGCCACCAACAAGTACGAAGCCGAGCAGATAGCCGAAGCGCTGGGTGCGGGAAGCGCCATGATGAACGACGGTAACTACATCCTCTCTTCCGATTTCCTCGTGGTTCTGGGATCTGACTGGGCGGCCCTTTCCGAGTCGGGTTCGTCGGGAAAGGCCTCCTGA
- the rlmH gene encoding 23S rRNA (pseudouridine(1915)-N(3))-methyltransferase RlmH — protein sequence MRFTVVAVGKLKERFWVSACDEYLKRLQPYAKTSVAEVADVDPRKAGGESEAVAREGSAILSALGPRTHTVLLAIDGKQRSSESFSERLDALALSGVSDISFVIGGSCGVSNEVRARADETLSFGAITLPHNLARVVLLEQLYRAQRISRGEPYHK from the coding sequence ATGCGTTTCACCGTAGTCGCCGTTGGCAAGCTGAAGGAGCGGTTCTGGGTTTCCGCATGCGACGAGTACCTCAAGCGCCTGCAGCCCTACGCGAAGACGTCGGTGGCGGAAGTGGCCGACGTCGATCCGCGAAAGGCGGGGGGAGAGTCCGAGGCGGTTGCGCGGGAGGGCTCGGCGATCCTGTCGGCTCTGGGGCCGCGCACGCATACGGTGCTTCTGGCCATCGACGGAAAGCAACGGTCAAGCGAATCTTTTTCGGAAAGGCTCGACGCGCTCGCCCTTTCGGGGGTAAGCGATATATCCTTTGTGATCGGCGGATCGTGCGGGGTGAGCAACGAGGTGCGCGCCCGTGCGGACGAGACGCTTTCGTTCGGGGCCATCACGCTGCCGCACAACCTGGCGCGGGTGGTGCTTCTCGAACAGCTGTATCGAGCCCAGCGCATCTCGCGCGGCGAGCCGTACCATAAATAG
- a CDS encoding exodeoxyribonuclease III, protein MRFVSWNVNGLRAVAKKGFDDIFAAFDADIFALQETKLQEGQIELDLPHHRDYWSYAEKKGYSGTAVFSKREPLQVVHGLGIAELDTEGRIVACEFPEFWFVDVYTPNAQNGLARIDHRMAWDDAFRDFCKGLEAGVVPDGAAASSPKPVVMCGDFNVAHNEIDLKNPSSNRGNAGFSDEERGKFTELLDAGFTDTFRSLYPDREGIYSWWSYRFNARANNAGWRIDYFLVSDSVADKIEAASIHNEVFGSDHCPVSLEISF, encoded by the coding sequence ATGCGCTTCGTGTCATGGAACGTGAACGGCCTGCGCGCCGTCGCGAAAAAGGGTTTCGACGACATATTCGCCGCGTTCGACGCCGACATCTTCGCCCTGCAGGAGACCAAGCTCCAGGAAGGCCAGATCGAGCTCGACCTGCCTCATCACCGCGATTACTGGAGCTATGCGGAGAAGAAGGGCTATTCGGGGACGGCGGTGTTCTCGAAGCGCGAGCCTTTGCAGGTCGTGCATGGGCTGGGGATCGCCGAGCTCGACACCGAAGGGCGCATCGTGGCCTGCGAGTTCCCCGAATTCTGGTTCGTCGACGTGTACACGCCCAACGCGCAGAACGGCCTTGCCCGCATCGACCATCGTATGGCCTGGGACGATGCGTTCCGGGACTTCTGCAAGGGCCTGGAGGCCGGGGTCGTTCCCGACGGCGCTGCAGCGTCGTCTCCGAAGCCTGTGGTGATGTGCGGCGACTTCAACGTGGCCCATAACGAGATCGACCTGAAGAACCCATCGTCAAACCGCGGTAATGCCGGTTTTTCCGACGAGGAGCGCGGCAAGTTCACCGAGCTGCTGGACGCCGGGTTCACCGATACGTTCAGGAGTCTGTACCCCGATCGCGAGGGCATCTACTCGTGGTGGAGCTACCGGTTCAACGCGCGCGCCAACAACGCGGGATGGCGTATCGACTATTTCCTGGTCAGCGACTCGGTTGCCGATAAGATCGAGGCGGCCAGCATCCACAACGAGGTGTTCGGGTCGGACCATTGCCCCGTTTCCCTCGAGATTTCGTTTTAA
- the folE gene encoding GTP cyclohydrolase I FolE: MDLQKIEAGVRMILEGVGEDPDREGLQKTPERVARMYEEVFAGLTQDPREHFETLFDEGHEEMVLVKDIPFYSMCEHHLAPFFGKAHVAYIPSAEGKICGLSKLARLVEVFARRPQVQERLTSQIADTLVEELGPRGVIVVIEAEHMCMSMRGVKKPGSSTTTSAVRGAFKTNQATRNEAMHLIFARRD; the protein is encoded by the coding sequence ATGGATTTGCAGAAGATCGAAGCCGGCGTGCGGATGATCCTGGAGGGCGTGGGGGAAGACCCCGATCGCGAGGGCCTGCAGAAGACGCCCGAGCGCGTCGCGCGCATGTACGAGGAGGTGTTCGCGGGCCTGACGCAGGACCCCCGCGAGCATTTCGAGACCCTGTTCGACGAGGGGCACGAGGAAATGGTCCTGGTCAAGGACATCCCCTTCTACTCGATGTGCGAGCATCACCTGGCCCCGTTTTTCGGGAAGGCCCACGTCGCCTACATCCCGTCGGCGGAGGGCAAGATCTGCGGGCTGTCGAAGCTCGCGCGCCTGGTGGAGGTGTTCGCCCGGCGTCCCCAGGTGCAAGAGCGCCTGACCTCGCAGATCGCCGACACGCTGGTGGAAGAGCTGGGGCCGCGGGGCGTGATCGTGGTCATCGAGGCCGAGCATATGTGCATGAGCATGCGCGGGGTGAAAAAGCCCGGTTCGTCCACGACCACCAGCGCGGTGCGCGGCGCGTTCAAGACGAATCAGGCCACGCGCAACGAGGCGATGCATCTGATCTTCGCTCGCCGCGACTAG
- a CDS encoding ACT domain-containing protein translates to MKCVISVLGKDRTGIVAAVSTALGDCGANINDISQTILGEMFSMTMLVTLDEAVADFNTVHDRLAETAEQLGVQITLQREDVFQYMYKI, encoded by the coding sequence ATGAAGTGCGTTATTTCGGTTTTGGGCAAGGACCGCACGGGGATCGTCGCTGCCGTTTCAACGGCGCTGGGTGATTGCGGAGCGAACATCAACGATATCAGTCAGACCATTCTGGGCGAGATGTTCTCGATGACCATGCTGGTCACGCTGGACGAGGCGGTCGCCGACTTCAACACGGTGCACGATCGGCTTGCCGAGACGGCCGAGCAGCTGGGCGTGCAGATCACGCTTCAGCGCGAAGACGTGTTCCAGTACATGTACAAGATCTAG
- the mscL gene encoding large conductance mechanosensitive channel protein MscL, producing the protein MKNLLAEFKEFIMRGNVMELAVGIIIGGAFTAIVASLTGDIINPLIVLISGGGTEVSGLTIPVAGTEKGIDFGAFITAIINFLIIALVVFFLVKAVNKAMTIGKKPVEEKAAPTCPFCLEEVKEGATRCPHCAGEFEHPAA; encoded by the coding sequence GTGAAAAATCTTCTTGCCGAGTTCAAAGAGTTCATCATGCGCGGCAACGTCATGGAGCTGGCAGTCGGTATCATCATCGGCGGCGCGTTCACCGCGATCGTCGCATCGCTGACGGGCGACATCATCAACCCGCTCATCGTGCTGATCTCCGGTGGCGGCACCGAGGTGTCCGGCCTGACCATCCCCGTTGCCGGAACCGAGAAGGGCATCGACTTCGGCGCCTTCATCACCGCTATCATCAACTTCCTGATCATCGCTCTGGTGGTGTTCTTCCTGGTGAAGGCCGTGAACAAGGCCATGACCATCGGCAAGAAGCCGGTCGAGGAAAAAGCTGCTCCCACCTGCCCCTTCTGCCTGGAAGAGGTCAAGGAGGGCGCGACGCGCTGCCCGCATTGCGCCGGCGAGTTCGAGCACCCCGCCGCCTAG
- a CDS encoding hemolysin family protein: protein MPLPLSLFLVALFLAMNAFFVVAEFAMVRVRPSQVDIAVQEGKPGAKATKVVTENVNAYLSACQLGITLASLALGWLGEPAFAHLITPAFEVLGLPQVAIGPTAVAIGYIIMTSLHVVVGELIPKSFAIYSTERFALMTAPVLKVFYTVTYPIMVCFNSITDFVMRLAGHESADEHEVYTDEEIKLLIDESTESGLIDPERNAIVDNVFDIGDKDAEAIMTPRTDVVCLDLEDSLAENMQLARNYKYTRYPVCRGDKDRIVGFIHVKDLFTAPKGTPLEDMRIRPIDAVPEGIPVSKLLQMLQQSSGKIVVVVDEHGGTSGIVTMADIMEQIVGRMQDEYRHGDDGRVETLEDGAVVIDGLRPIDETVELLGFEPEEASECETAGGLLLVLFDRIPAEGDEVSVEGGGKRARFTVMAMDKLRIDKIRVELESVSADDSDDGGQ, encoded by the coding sequence ATGCCGCTACCGCTCAGTCTGTTTCTGGTCGCGTTGTTCCTGGCGATGAATGCGTTTTTCGTCGTCGCCGAGTTCGCAATGGTGCGCGTGCGCCCCTCGCAGGTCGACATCGCGGTGCAGGAGGGCAAGCCCGGGGCGAAGGCCACGAAGGTGGTCACCGAGAACGTCAATGCGTACCTTTCGGCGTGTCAGCTGGGCATCACGCTTGCCTCTCTGGCGTTGGGCTGGTTGGGCGAGCCCGCGTTCGCGCACCTGATAACCCCGGCGTTCGAGGTTCTGGGGCTGCCCCAGGTCGCGATCGGTCCCACGGCGGTGGCGATCGGCTACATCATCATGACGTCTTTGCACGTGGTGGTGGGCGAGCTGATCCCTAAGTCGTTCGCCATCTACTCGACGGAGCGGTTCGCGCTCATGACGGCTCCGGTACTGAAGGTGTTCTACACCGTTACATACCCGATCATGGTGTGCTTCAATTCCATCACCGATTTCGTGATGCGGCTGGCGGGCCACGAGTCGGCCGACGAGCACGAGGTGTACACCGACGAGGAGATCAAGCTGCTGATCGACGAGTCGACCGAAAGCGGGCTGATCGATCCGGAGCGCAACGCGATCGTGGACAACGTGTTCGACATCGGCGACAAGGACGCCGAGGCCATCATGACGCCGCGTACCGACGTGGTGTGCCTCGACTTGGAGGATTCGCTTGCGGAGAACATGCAGCTGGCGCGTAACTACAAGTACACGCGCTACCCGGTGTGTCGAGGGGACAAAGACCGCATCGTCGGGTTCATCCATGTGAAGGACCTGTTCACGGCGCCGAAGGGAACGCCGCTCGAGGATATGCGCATCCGTCCCATCGATGCGGTGCCCGAAGGGATTCCCGTGTCGAAGCTGCTGCAGATGCTTCAGCAGAGCAGCGGGAAGATCGTGGTGGTGGTCGACGAGCACGGCGGGACGTCGGGCATCGTGACCATGGCCGACATCATGGAGCAGATCGTCGGGCGCATGCAGGACGAATACCGGCATGGGGACGATGGTCGCGTCGAGACGCTGGAGGACGGCGCGGTGGTGATCGACGGCTTGCGGCCGATCGACGAGACCGTGGAGCTTCTGGGATTCGAGCCCGAAGAGGCGTCCGAGTGCGAAACGGCGGGCGGGTTGCTGCTGGTGCTGTTCGATCGCATTCCCGCCGAGGGCGACGAGGTGTCTGTGGAGGGAGGCGGCAAGCGCGCCCGCTTCACAGTGATGGCGATGGACAAGCTGCGTATCGACAAGATCCGCGTGGAACTCGAGAGCGTTTCCGCTGATGATTCCGATGATGGCGGGCAGTAG